In Halovulum dunhuangense, one genomic interval encodes:
- a CDS encoding heavy metal translocating P-type ATPase codes for MDHDHHHAAPDIPAGANTAKDPVCGMAVAIKPDGRRAEFKDETFHFCSEKCQTKFKADPWFYASGRAAGQKKATPADVQYTCPMHPEIVRDAPGSCPICGMALEPMVPSDEPSEELTDFTRRMWISAAAAVPLIVLTMGELVALPVRDWIGHQAASYLEFLLATPIILWAALPFFRRGRDSIVNRSPNMWTLISIGVAAAYLYSIVATFLPGVFPEQYRMGHGVGTYFEAAVVIVALVFVGQVLELRARERTGDAIRALLDLAPKTARRILPDGIEYDAPLENIMEGDRLRVRPGDAVPVDGTVIEGRSSLDESMLTGESMPVEKGPGDAVTGATINKNGSLVIEAGKVGSDTVLAQIVAMVSNARRSRAPIQGLADRVSAVFVPTVVVIAIVAFVVWLILGPEPALVFAIASAVSVLIIACPCALGLATPISITTAAGRGAQAGVLIKDAEALERMAAVDTLIVDKTGTLTMGKPKLTDTVAFGDITRTDLLSLAAALERGSEHPLAEAIVEGAEAEGAPRQEAADFDAVTGKGVRGKVGGRAVALGNAAMMRDMGLDTDAADAKADALRAEGKTAMFVAIDGALAGIVAVADPIKDSTAQAIRELHSQGLRVIMATGDNERTAQAVAGKLGIDEVRAGILPEAKKDLIDQLRRDGRKIAMAGDGVNDAPALAAADVGIAMGTGADVAMESAGITLLGGDLMGIVRARKLARATLRNIKQNLFFAFAYNALGVPIAAGLLYPVTGLLLSPMIAAAAMSLSSVSVIANALRLRRVAL; via the coding sequence ATGGATCATGATCATCATCACGCGGCACCCGACATCCCGGCAGGAGCGAACACCGCGAAGGACCCTGTCTGCGGGATGGCGGTCGCGATCAAGCCGGACGGACGTCGCGCCGAGTTCAAGGACGAGACGTTCCATTTCTGCTCGGAGAAGTGCCAGACCAAGTTCAAGGCGGACCCATGGTTCTACGCTTCGGGCCGCGCTGCCGGGCAGAAGAAGGCGACCCCGGCCGATGTCCAGTACACCTGCCCGATGCATCCCGAGATCGTGCGCGACGCGCCGGGATCCTGCCCGATCTGCGGCATGGCGCTGGAGCCGATGGTCCCCTCGGACGAGCCCAGCGAGGAGCTGACCGACTTCACCCGGCGGATGTGGATTTCCGCCGCGGCAGCCGTGCCGCTCATCGTCCTGACGATGGGCGAACTGGTCGCCCTGCCGGTGCGCGACTGGATCGGGCACCAGGCGGCCAGCTATCTGGAGTTCCTGCTGGCGACGCCCATCATCCTGTGGGCCGCGCTTCCCTTCTTCCGGCGCGGCCGGGATTCGATCGTGAACCGCAGCCCCAACATGTGGACGCTGATCAGCATCGGGGTGGCGGCGGCCTATCTTTATTCCATCGTGGCCACCTTCCTGCCGGGCGTGTTCCCGGAACAATACCGGATGGGCCACGGCGTCGGCACCTATTTCGAGGCGGCGGTGGTGATCGTGGCGCTGGTCTTCGTGGGCCAGGTTCTGGAACTGCGCGCGCGCGAACGCACCGGGGACGCGATCCGCGCGCTGCTGGATCTTGCACCCAAGACCGCGCGGCGCATCCTGCCCGACGGCATCGAATACGACGCGCCGCTGGAAAACATCATGGAAGGCGACCGGCTGCGCGTGCGCCCGGGCGATGCGGTCCCGGTCGACGGAACGGTGATCGAGGGGCGGTCCTCGCTGGATGAAAGCATGCTGACCGGTGAGTCCATGCCGGTGGAAAAGGGTCCGGGCGACGCGGTGACCGGGGCCACGATCAACAAGAACGGCAGCCTGGTGATCGAGGCCGGCAAGGTCGGATCCGATACCGTGCTGGCGCAGATCGTGGCCATGGTGTCGAACGCGCGCCGTTCGCGCGCGCCGATCCAGGGACTGGCCGACCGGGTCTCGGCGGTATTCGTGCCGACAGTGGTCGTCATCGCGATCGTCGCCTTCGTGGTCTGGCTGATCCTTGGCCCCGAGCCCGCGCTGGTCTTCGCCATCGCCTCGGCCGTGTCGGTGCTGATCATCGCCTGCCCCTGCGCGTTGGGGCTGGCGACGCCGATCTCCATCACCACCGCGGCGGGGCGCGGTGCGCAGGCGGGCGTGCTGATCAAGGACGCCGAGGCGCTGGAACGCATGGCCGCCGTCGACACGCTGATCGTGGACAAGACCGGCACCCTGACCATGGGCAAGCCGAAGCTGACGGACACCGTTGCGTTCGGGGATATCACCCGGACCGACCTGCTGTCGCTGGCCGCGGCCCTGGAGCGCGGGTCCGAGCACCCGCTGGCAGAGGCGATCGTCGAGGGGGCCGAGGCCGAGGGCGCCCCGCGTCAGGAGGCTGCGGATTTCGACGCCGTCACCGGCAAGGGCGTGCGTGGCAAGGTCGGCGGCCGTGCGGTGGCGCTCGGCAATGCCGCGATGATGCGCGACATGGGGCTCGACACGGACGCGGCCGACGCCAAGGCCGACGCCCTGCGCGCCGAGGGCAAGACGGCGATGTTCGTCGCCATCGATGGCGCGCTGGCGGGGATCGTGGCCGTTGCCGATCCGATCAAGGACAGCACCGCGCAGGCGATCCGGGAACTCCACTCCCAGGGCCTTCGCGTCATCATGGCGACGGGCGACAACGAACGCACGGCGCAAGCGGTCGCGGGCAAACTCGGCATCGACGAGGTGCGCGCGGGTATCCTGCCCGAGGCGAAGAAGGATCTGATCGACCAGCTGCGCCGCGACGGCCGCAAGATCGCGATGGCGGGGGACGGCGTCAACGACGCCCCCGCGCTGGCCGCAGCGGATGTGGGCATCGCCATGGGCACCGGGGCCGATGTCGCGATGGAAAGCGCCGGCATCACCCTGCTGGGCGGCGACCTGATGGGCATCGTCCGGGCCCGCAAGCTGGCCCGCGCGACCCTGCGCAACATCAAGCAGAACCTGTTCTTCGCCTTCGCCTACAACGCGCTGGGCGTCCCCATCGCGGCGGGGCTGCTCTATCCCGTCACCGGGCTTCTGCTGTCGCCGATGATCGCGGCGGCGGCGATGAGCCTGTCCTCGGTCTCGGTGATCGCCAACGCCCTGCGGCTCAGGCGGGTCGCGCTCTGA
- a CDS encoding APC family permease produces MTKSGYEKNSITLPRAVAMGTGVMIGAGIFALTGQIAELAGPLFPLSFVMGAIVTAFSAYTYIKMSNAFPSAGGIGMILKKAYGPTTVAAGAALLMALSMVINESLVARTFGTYTLRAFGGDPDSALVPVLGVGLIVFAYLVNASGARSVGLLSIVMALLKVGGIALFGAAGLWASGISFEATGGDMGASGFLASVALSILAFKGFTTITNSGAEITDPHRNVGRAIVLSIATCVVVYMLVAFAVGSSLPLDRIIAAKDYALAEAAQPALGQTGFYLTVALALLATASGLVASVFAVSRMLAMLTDMKMIPHSHFGMSGTIKDHTLVYTVVIAGFLTVFFDLGRIALLGAFFYLVMDMIIHFGVFRHLRKEIGAQGWVLLTAIALDAVVLAAFAAMKWQSDPLIVVVAIIGMALVFLFVGVFLARNPAPEGAHDHQ; encoded by the coding sequence ATGACGAAAAGCGGTTACGAGAAGAACAGCATCACCCTGCCCCGCGCGGTAGCCATGGGCACCGGCGTGATGATCGGCGCGGGCATCTTCGCCTTGACCGGGCAGATCGCCGAACTTGCCGGGCCGCTCTTCCCGCTCTCGTTCGTCATGGGCGCCATCGTGACCGCCTTCAGCGCCTACACCTACATCAAGATGTCGAACGCCTTTCCCTCGGCGGGCGGGATCGGGATGATCCTGAAGAAAGCCTACGGGCCGACGACGGTGGCTGCGGGCGCCGCCCTTCTGATGGCATTGTCGATGGTCATCAACGAAAGTCTGGTCGCCCGCACCTTCGGCACCTACACGCTGCGGGCATTCGGCGGCGATCCGGACAGCGCCCTCGTGCCGGTCCTCGGCGTCGGACTGATCGTCTTCGCCTATCTCGTGAACGCCTCGGGGGCCCGCTCTGTCGGGCTGTTGTCCATCGTCATGGCGCTGCTCAAGGTGGGCGGCATCGCGCTGTTCGGGGCTGCCGGCCTCTGGGCGAGCGGCATCTCGTTCGAGGCGACGGGCGGGGACATGGGGGCCAGCGGGTTCCTGGCGTCCGTCGCGCTGTCCATCCTCGCCTTCAAGGGCTTCACGACCATCACCAACAGCGGGGCCGAGATTACCGATCCGCACCGCAACGTCGGCAGAGCCATTGTGCTGTCCATCGCCACCTGCGTCGTCGTCTACATGCTGGTGGCCTTCGCGGTCGGCTCCAGCCTGCCGCTCGACCGCATCATAGCGGCCAAGGACTACGCGCTGGCAGAGGCCGCCCAGCCCGCCCTCGGGCAGACGGGGTTCTACCTGACCGTGGCGCTGGCGCTGCTGGCCACGGCGTCGGGGCTTGTCGCCAGCGTTTTCGCGGTCTCGCGCATGCTGGCGATGCTGACCGACATGAAGATGATCCCGCACAGCCATTTCGGGATGTCCGGCACGATCAAGGACCACACGCTCGTCTACACGGTCGTGATCGCCGGGTTCCTGACGGTCTTCTTCGATCTTGGCCGGATCGCCTTGCTGGGGGCCTTCTTCTACCTGGTGATGGACATGATCATCCACTTCGGCGTGTTCCGGCATCTGCGCAAGGAGATCGGCGCACAAGGATGGGTGTTGCTGACCGCCATCGCACTCGATGCCGTGGTGCTGGCCGCCTTCGCCGCGATGAAATGGCAGTCCGACCCGCTCATCGTCGTGGTCGCCATCATTGGCATGGCGCTGGTGTTCCTGTTCGTGGGGGTGTTCCTCGCGCGCAATCCTGCCCCCGAAGGCGCTCACGACCACCAATGA
- a CDS encoding TVP38/TMEM64 family protein, whose product MRLRTVLLTGLAILGIGLLGIWQFAPSVFAEARGLMDGERLEMLVARAGLWGPVLIVTLMTVAVVASPIPSAPIALAAGAAYGHVWGTVQVVIGAELGALIAFGLARVLGHDALRRVFGTSVDAGLLGSQSALTATVFASRLMPFVSFDMISYAAGLSRLHAWRFALATLAGIIPASFLLAHVGGEAASGDPGRATWAVLGLGLVTGAPLLWVAVRKKSEKENP is encoded by the coding sequence ATGCGCCTGCGCACCGTCCTTCTGACGGGCCTTGCGATCCTCGGGATCGGGCTGCTCGGCATCTGGCAGTTCGCGCCCTCGGTGTTCGCCGAGGCACGCGGCCTGATGGACGGCGAGCGGCTGGAAATGCTGGTGGCGCGGGCGGGTCTGTGGGGGCCGGTGCTGATCGTCACGCTGATGACCGTCGCCGTCGTGGCCAGCCCGATCCCGAGCGCACCGATCGCGCTGGCGGCAGGGGCGGCCTACGGGCATGTCTGGGGCACGGTGCAGGTCGTGATCGGCGCGGAACTCGGGGCGCTGATCGCCTTCGGCCTGGCCCGGGTTCTGGGGCATGACGCCCTGCGGCGGGTGTTCGGCACCTCGGTCGATGCCGGGCTGCTCGGCTCTCAATCCGCGCTGACGGCCACGGTCTTTGCCAGCCGCCTGATGCCCTTCGTGTCCTTCGACATGATCAGCTACGCCGCGGGGCTCAGCCGCCTGCACGCCTGGCGCTTCGCCTTGGCCACCCTGGCCGGCATCATCCCGGCAAGCTTCCTGCTTGCCCATGTCGGGGGCGAGGCGGCAAGCGGCGATCCGGGCCGCGCGACATGGGCGGTGCTGGGCCTGGGGCTCGTGACCGGGGCGCCGCTGCTCTGGGTGGCCGTCCGGAAAAAGTCTGAAAAGGAAAATCCATGA